In Desulfarculaceae bacterium, the following are encoded in one genomic region:
- a CDS encoding FAD/NAD(P)-binding protein: protein MDNPYRPYPVKISKTLVETEDKQLKSFWLDFLDPADAQAFDYTPGQFAELSVSGYGEIPIGIASSPTEGDTLLFTVNKVGVVSNRLHNMNEGDVMGVRGPLGNSYPLKEMEGKNVVIVAGGFAVTTLRSTVTWMLHPDHRDKYGDITFIYGARTPGLLLYEDQWREWQKRDDINCHVTIDREVEGWDGLVGFVPTVCEEVAPQPDNAVALICGPPVMIRFTQPVFDKLGWQAEQIVMSLENRMKCGIGICGRCNVGPEYVCKDGPVFTKAQLDNLPAEY from the coding sequence ATGGACAATCCCTACCGGCCCTATCCGGTGAAAATATCCAAGACCCTGGTGGAGACCGAGGACAAGCAGCTAAAGAGCTTTTGGCTGGATTTCCTCGACCCCGCCGACGCCCAGGCCTTTGATTACACCCCCGGCCAGTTCGCCGAGCTGAGCGTGTCGGGCTACGGCGAGATCCCCATCGGCATCGCCTCCAGCCCCACCGAGGGCGACACCCTCCTGTTCACGGTGAACAAGGTGGGCGTGGTGAGCAACCGGCTGCACAACATGAACGAAGGCGACGTCATGGGGGTGCGCGGCCCCCTGGGCAACAGCTACCCGCTCAAGGAGATGGAGGGCAAGAACGTGGTCATCGTGGCCGGCGGCTTCGCGGTGACCACCCTGCGCTCCACGGTCACCTGGATGCTGCACCCCGACCACCGCGACAAGTACGGCGACATCACCTTCATCTACGGGGCGCGCACCCCGGGCCTGCTGCTCTACGAGGACCAATGGCGGGAGTGGCAGAAGCGTGACGACATCAACTGCCACGTGACCATCGACCGGGAGGTGGAGGGCTGGGACGGCCTGGTGGGCTTCGTGCCCACGGTGTGCGAGGAGGTGGCCCCTCAGCCGGACAACGCGGTGGCCTTGATCTGCGGCCCGCCGGTGATGATCCGCTTCACCCAGCCGGTGTTCGACAAGCTGGGCTGGCAGGCGGAGCAGATCGTGATGAGCCTGGAGAACCGCATGAAGTGCGGCATCGGCATCTGCGGGCGCTGCAACGTGGGGCCGGAGTATGTGTGCAAGGACGGCCCGGTGTTCACCAAGGCTCAGTTGGACAACCTGCCCGCCGAGTACTAG